The Humulus lupulus chromosome 4, drHumLupu1.1, whole genome shotgun sequence genome has a window encoding:
- the LOC133833143 gene encoding uncharacterized protein LOC133833143: MARRRKPGLKFAKHVISLELPSTNDEESEQKRPEEPVIEEPEGLGLTEEQEYDVRSLDEGSKKGYDLDMNHETTTWAAEVEEQSFQDSAKETWAKFRESIPSHGVFEGFVKRIWGNLGIVSVARMNARFTMVKFRDEATRDLVLESGVVHFDRKLVVLRPWTTDIESLKSIKSVPIWIRLPDLGLQYWGVNCLSALVITIGKPIMIDKITQNRSMIKFARVLVEMEIANTLPKFISYFNDKGQIVEQIIDYEWLPTKCSNCKKLGHSVSSCKFVSEAVWRKKEVKQMEGNDGSFSTEQEVVERADCQNGNTSESKINVSPSEAGLVHQTSSSQLADVQVSPNPVEASWISPKKTRVKRHGVQNSIKQAINQFSVLQEGQKPAIKVPIKSNTHGLHQHNELEC; encoded by the exons ATGGCGAGGAGGCGAAAACCTGGGCTGAAGTTTGCAAAACATGTTATCTCTTTGGAGCTCCCTTCAACTAATGACGAAGAATCTGAACAAAAACGTCCTGAAGAACCAGTGATAGAAGAACCTGAAGGGTTAGGGCTTACGGAAGAACAGGAGTATGATGTTCGGTCTTTGGATGAAGGTTCGAAGAAGGGCTACGATCTTGATATGAACCACGAAACAACAACCTGGGCTGCAGAAGTCGAAGAGCAATCCTTCCAGGATTCAGCCAAGGAAACTTGGGCTAAGTTTCGCGAATCAATTCCCTCTCATGGTG TGTTTGAGGGATTTGTTAAAAGGATTTGGGGAAACCTTGGCATTGTGAGTGTTGCCCGAATGAATGCTAGATTTACTATGGTGAAATTCAGAGATGAGGCAACAAGGGATCTAGTGTTAGAATCAGGGGTAGTGCACTTTGATAGGAAACTAGTTGTCCTCCGCCCTTGGACCACTGATATTGAGTCTCTGAAATCCATCAAATCAGTACCAATATGGATTAGGCTGCCTGATCTTGGGTTGCAATACTGGGGAGTGAACTGTTTGAGTGCTCTTGTTATCACAATAGGAAAACCCATAATGATTGACAAAATTACTCAGAATCGATCTATGATTAAGTTCGCTAGAGTCTTAGTTGAGATGGAGATAGCTAATACACTTCCGAAGTTCATTAGCTATTTTAACGATAAGGGACAAATTGTGGAACAGATTATTGACTATGAATGGCTGCCAACAAAGTGCTCTAATTGTAAGAAATTGGGTCACTCAGTTTCTTCATGTAAGTTTGTTTCTGAAGCTGTTTGGAGGAAGAAAGAGGTGAAGCAAATGGAAGGAAATGATGGTAGTTTTAGTACAGAACAAGAAGTGGTAGAGAGGGCAGATTGCCAAAATGGAAATACATCTGAATCTAAAATCAATGTTAGTCCGTCTGAAGCTGGTTTAGTTCATCAAACCAGCTCCTCTCAATTAGCTGATGTCCAGGTTTCTCCTAATCCAGTAGAGGCTAGCTGGATTTCTCCGAAAAAGACAAGAGTCAAGAGGCATGGAGTCCAGAATTCTATTAAACAAGCCATAAACCAGTTTAGTGTTCTTCAGGAAGGTCAGAAACCAGCAATTAAAGTCCCAATCAAATCAAATACTCATGGATTGCATCAACATAAtgagttggaatgttag